GTTGTAAATCCAAAGGAGCATATTAGGGAAGTTAATAATTCCGTTTCTGGCTTGGACTTTACGTTAAAATGCGAGGAAACACTGCCCTGCCAGTGCATTAAGAACATTGAATTGCCCAAAAACTACATTAAATTCGAGGTTTCTCATCCAGGTAATGATACATATTTTAAATACACCTGGGTAGATGGTGTGCCGGACTATTTGCAGGGTTATACAGAGGGATGGTGCGTAGATACCGAACACACTATAACCCCTAATAAGGAGTACACTGGTCTAATGCTTTCCAGCATTCCTGGTCCCTCTATTTATACTCAAGCGCAGTGGAATAAAGTCAATTACATAATTAACAAGAGACACCAACCGAGACACCAACCAGGGAATAATTATTCGTGGGAAGAAGTGCAGAATGCTATCTGGGCAGTACTTGGACAAACGACTTTAAATTCAGGGGATCCTGGTTATGATCTTTGGCAGGATGCAGAACAAAACGGAGGTAATTACACCCCAAGATCTGGTGAATGGGCTGCCGCTCTGATAGTTCCAATCAGCGATCCTTCTCAGTTGATAATTGTCGAGGTAGATCCATGATGATTTTTTCAAAGAATTGATCGAGGAAGAACAATAAAACCACAAAGAGAGAGCCGCGATTTGCGGCTCTCTCTTTGTGGTTTTGCAGTCTTAGAGAGTGTTTTGGTCTTCAAACCCCCGGCAGCCTGAAATAGAACCTGCTTCCCCGACCAACCTTGCTCTCTACCCCGATTTCTCCCCCGTGGAGCTCAACGATTTGCTTGGCTATGGCCAGGCCCAGGCCTAATCCTCCGTGCTTTTTAGCCCGGGATTTCTCCACCCGGTAAAAGCGCTCAAAAATATAGGGTATCTCCTCTTCAGGAATGCCAGGTCCCTGGTCTTCGATGCTAACTTCCACCGAGTCTTCTCTTGAAGTGGCAGTTATGGTGATGGTCCCACCTTGGGGAGAGAAAAAAATAGCGTTTCCAAGTAAGTTCAAAATGATCTGTTCTATGCGGTCTTCATCGACCAGAACCCGGGGAAGGTCGGGAGTGATTTCGGTCTTTATTTTCAGCTCTTTTTCTTCAATCTGGGGAGTGAGTTTTAAAATAGAGCGTGCAATGAGTGAAGCCAGGTCTGCTTCTTTTCGCTCCAGCTCCACCTTTCCACTTTCCAGACGAGCAAGCTCCAGGACGTCGGAAACCAGTCTTCCCAGACGCAGAGTCTCCTGGTGCATTATCTGAAGGTATTTTTCTCTTTCTTGCTCATCAATAACCCCATCAATCATGGCTTCCAGGAACCCCCGGATGGAAGTCAGAGGAGTGCGCAACTCATGGGATACATTGGCTAAGAACTCGCGGCGTACCTTTTCTATTTTCTTGAGCTCGCTTACGTCCTGGAATACACCCACGGCTCCATAAAGCTCGTTTTTTTCTCCCTTGAGCGGAGATACAAGGAGTATGAAATGGCGGCCGTCGGGAAGTGAAAACTCTCCCGAGCTTTCCTCTCCTTCCTCAATAGCTCTCAAGAAGGGTTCTTTGGCTTTTTCAGGTAGCGGGGACTCCAGGATGTTGTTTGTTTTTAAAAGGTTTTTCCAGCTTTCCAAAAAAGCGGGATTAGCAAGGAGCACTCTTCCACTTCTGTCCACAGCCACCACGCCTTCCTGCATGTTTTTAAGGATGTTTTCTATCTGTGCCTTCTCTCTTTCTAGGGTTTTGAGGGTTTCTCCCAGGGTGTGAGAGAGAAAGTTCACGTCCTGGGCAAGTTCTGCAATTTCATCTTCCTGCTCAAGTTCAATGACCGTGTCAAAGTTGCCTGAGGCCATGGAACGCGCCTTTTCCCGTATCATCTGGAGGGGTCGGGTGATGGAACGAGAAAAGCGAAAAGCGAGAAGAAAGGAAAGGCCTACGGCAAAAAGACCAGAGAGCAAAGTTAGCCGTAAAACGGTGTTGACCGTGGCGGTGGTATCGGCAAGGGGTGAAAAAAGCGCCAGGGCTCCCAGAAAGCGTTCTTCCTCTTTCAGGGGAAAGACCGCAAGCAGAAAATTCTGCCCGGAAAAAGGAATGGTCGCTTTTTCAAAAATTCTCTGTCCTTCCATCAGCCTTCTGCGGGCTTCTTCCAGAAACCTGCGCTGGCGCTGGGGGATAGGGAAAGGCGGTGGATTGGAGAGGTCCTCTTCAGAAAGAAAGAGTACCCTGATATCCCGGGAGAGGGCACGGGTTTCAAGAATCCTTCGTATATTGGCAGGAAGCCTTCCATTCTGAAGGTAAGAAAGGATTATTTTGGAGAGATTTTCTCCTTCCTGCAGGATTTCTTTCTCTTTAAGGTTCAGGTAATAGTTACGAAACAAAAACACAGTAACCAGGCTCAAAACACCCACTGAGGCGAGTACCACTATTAGATAAGAGAGAAGCAGCTTTCTGAAGAGAGAGCTCTTCATGGTTTTTCTATTTCAAAGCGGTATCCCACACCCCACACGGTTTTTATGGGTGCCGGGAATCCTGCATCAGAAAACTTTTTGCGAATTCTTTTGATATGGGCGTCAACCGTTCGGGAGTCTCCAGCAAAATCGTAGCCCCACACTCGTTCCAGTAGCTCTTCTCGGTTAAAGACGCGGTGAGGGTTCTGGGCCAGGAAGGCGAGAAGCTCGAACTCCTTGGGGGTTAGCTCAAGCGTACTATTTCTCACCTTCACCTCATAGGCATCAAGGTCGATGGAAAAGCCGGGAAAACTAAGGTGCTTTGCTACTTGTCCTGGTGTTTCTCCCGAATTACTTACCCTGCGGAGCACGGCTTTGACTCTGGCTACCATTTCCCGGGGGCTGAAGGGCTTGGGTATGTAGTCGTCTGCCCCGATTTCAAGACCCACTACCCGGTCAATTTCCTCATCTCTTGCGGTGAGCATGATGATGGGCACTTTCGAAAACTGCCGTACTTCCCGGCAGACTTCAAAGCCATCCTTTCCAGGGAGCATAATGTCCAGTATTACCAGCTCAAATGGACGCTGGCGCAGCTTTTGAAGCGCTTCTTCGCCATCAAAGGCCTGTTCCACTTCAAAGCCCTCTTTTTTGAGGTACATGGCTACCAGCTCAGAAACTTGCTGTTCGTCTTCAACCACCAGTATTTTAGCCATAAAAATCACCACTTCTATTATAAGGGTTAGCTGGGAAAATAATTTGAATAAATTGTGAAGAGATTTTGAATTTCAGAATAGGACTTGCCTGGTAGGGGAATAGGAGTTATTTCCCATATACTTCGCACAGGAAACTGCCTATACTTTGAGCTAACGTTGGAGATTTTAGAAAGTTCGGAAAGGAGTCTGAACAACGATGAAAAAACTCAATTTTGCTAAAAGTCTGGCTCTGCTCACAGGATTGCTCTTTCTCCTCCTTTTCCTCACTGGCTGCCTGCAGCAGGGAGCTCAGTTTGGTGCTCCAGGAGGAGTGAGCATTCAGGGTAAAGTGGCAGTACCTGATTCAGATTGTGTGGTTTCTTCCTGCACTAATCCTCAGGTTTCCTCAGGCAACGAACCAGTACCAGAAGTCAAAGTAAGTCTTATGGGAGAAAACGGCAACAACCTGGTTACCTACACCAACCAGTGTGGAGAGTATGAGGTATCTGGCGCTCAGGATTCCTGCTACATCCTCTATGCCAAAGTAAAAGATAACATGTGGGTGAAGCAGGGAATCATCCCTGAAGGAAACAGCTACAATGCCGGTGAAGCCAATGCTTACACCACTGCTCAGGTGATCATCTATGAAGTTGCCAAACAGCTTTACCCCGATCAGGTGCAGTGCAGTGACATCCCAGGCTTTGTTCCCACCCCAGAGCTTATAGAAGCAGTAGAAAATGCCCTCAAAGAATGCCGCGATGCCCAGCAGGATGCAACTGTTGCCCAGCTTGCCTCAGCGATTGTGCGCAACCTCTTTGGTGCACCAGGTGGAGGAGTACCGGGTGGTGGAATAGTTATCGTGACTGGTGGTGGAGGCAATGGTGGCGGCGGAGACGATGGCAGAGATGGAAACGGAACAGACGGTACTGGAGATAGTGAAAACAATGATGGCAACACATACAACTACTATGACTATTCCACCAATATTACCAACAACTACTATTATGGTTCTCAGGATGAAGACAATGGTGGTGCTGATGAGAATAACGGTGGTAATGGTTCAAATGGCGGAAGCGATAACGATGACAATGATAACGATAACGACGACGATGATAATAATGGATGGTGCGGTCCAGGAAACGGCAATGGCAACTGCCCCAATCCAGGAAATGGTAACGGCAACCTGAATGGTAGCGGCCCGGGCTCTGGCAACAACGGCCAAAACAACGGCTGGGGTAACGGTCATGGTAATGCTCACGGGCGCGACAAGTAGTAGGTAGGGATTAACTGATACAGAGCGCGTTTGCTTAAAAGAGGCAGCTTGAGCTGCCTCTTTTCTTTTTATGTGTACAATAGTTGGTGAAGAAGAGGTTTCTGGTGAACGGGATTTTAAAAAACGGGTGCTGGTAGACTTGGCGCGTGTTATACTTGCTCAACCCAATTGGGAAATGAGTATCCGCTTCTCGGAACTGCTGGTTCTCTCTGCTCCTTCTTTTTTTGAAGCGCTCTGGGGCTCTTCACGATTTGTAATCGCCAGGCGCTGTTTTTTGCGGAAAAGAAACCTTTTCAGCTACCAACACGCTCTTTTCGTTGAAGAAGAGGGCAGAATAGCAGGAATGGCACTTGGATGTTCCTTTGACGAGAAACACAGGGAGCGGCTACTCACCGGCCTTTTAATGGCCCGCTACCTTTTGCTTTCTCGGGAGTGGAAGCGAATTCCATTTCTCCTGCACATTTCTCCTCTGGGTGAGATAAACCAGGGTGAATTTTACC
This portion of the Thermatribacter velox genome encodes:
- a CDS encoding ATP-binding protein, with amino-acid sequence MKSSLFRKLLLSYLIVVLASVGVLSLVTVFLFRNYYLNLKEKEILQEGENLSKIILSYLQNGRLPANIRRILETRALSRDIRVLFLSEEDLSNPPPFPIPQRQRRFLEEARRRLMEGQRIFEKATIPFSGQNFLLAVFPLKEEERFLGALALFSPLADTTATVNTVLRLTLLSGLFAVGLSFLLAFRFSRSITRPLQMIREKARSMASGNFDTVIELEQEDEIAELAQDVNFLSHTLGETLKTLEREKAQIENILKNMQEGVVAVDRSGRVLLANPAFLESWKNLLKTNNILESPLPEKAKEPFLRAIEEGEESSGEFSLPDGRHFILLVSPLKGEKNELYGAVGVFQDVSELKKIEKVRREFLANVSHELRTPLTSIRGFLEAMIDGVIDEQEREKYLQIMHQETLRLGRLVSDVLELARLESGKVELERKEADLASLIARSILKLTPQIEEKELKIKTEITPDLPRVLVDEDRIEQIILNLLGNAIFFSPQGGTITITATSREDSVEVSIEDQGPGIPEEEIPYIFERFYRVEKSRAKKHGGLGLGLAIAKQIVELHGGEIGVESKVGRGSRFYFRLPGV
- a CDS encoding response regulator transcription factor; this translates as MAKILVVEDEQQVSELVAMYLKKEGFEVEQAFDGEEALQKLRQRPFELVILDIMLPGKDGFEVCREVRQFSKVPIIMLTARDEEIDRVVGLEIGADDYIPKPFSPREMVARVKAVLRRVSNSGETPGQVAKHLSFPGFSIDLDAYEVKVRNSTLELTPKEFELLAFLAQNPHRVFNREELLERVWGYDFAGDSRTVDAHIKRIRKKFSDAGFPAPIKTVWGVGYRFEIEKP
- a CDS encoding GNAT family N-acetyltransferase — encoded protein: MCTIVGEEEVSGERDFKKRVLVDLARVILAQPNWEMSIRFSELLVLSAPSFFEALWGSSRFVIARRCFLRKRNLFSYQHALFVEEEGRIAGMALGCSFDEKHRERLLTGLLMARYLLLSREWKRIPFLLHISPLGEINQGEFYLSNLAVYPEFQRRGLGSMLLGELEIRARGIGADYLLLDVEGENTGAFAFYRRLGYSLEGALPPVKLGSALFQFLRMKKCLK